From a region of the Malania oleifera isolate guangnan ecotype guangnan chromosome 12, ASM2987363v1, whole genome shotgun sequence genome:
- the LOC131144367 gene encoding U-box domain-containing protein 44-like isoform X2, producing MDFNIGIGDVRMVICQELWNKLGFQATQLVAETRDVLIEKQSFHEFSSTISELNILLRSLSVNSLEASLGWEPTKCALETLESQLRKASNIIRDYRSKSRLSLLLQSHKLLSAMQDLAKEIAHTVSSFKLANLDMAISLKSKTDQIINNLRSMEFRSVVATENISSDIENLMSHNCRDQENAVLLLEKIAAAVGVSANASLVQNELQLLKQEKEEMEAQKKQAEALQLSQLIQLLNSTEIVASPQDEDVVSSYHEQYPIESIICQLCNEMMTDPVAIICGHSFERKAIQEYFERGAITCPTCRQELPSQELTPNISLRDSIEKWKQRDMDFRFQTATSGITSGDHSRQNKALEEMQVLMERPCYAAEVVAKGLVPKMVEFLKDNRLNTIAALKCLCCLAKNCDKHKEAIVEAGGIRCLVKQIYRGEAESYAITVLLELSETETLGDKIGNNKDCIPVLVSLLSNNNQDVSQKAHMVLQNLSSNIHFAVKMAEVGHFKPFVARFNQGHQETRASMAAALIKIQLKENSIKDLKDEQFIHNLVHMLPASSPACKSASLHSIKKLIAYPEMVKQFLVEPATIPHLLGLISLGRSDSHWKQEAAEILVLLIGPSQISELDMYPGLQELQSQHNVYIFLKLVASSDPQTKVKLLHLLVVLSHKSETVQNLVRTDKDAVAHLFSTLDGDQPLVRQWGMRLINCISEGRSAGVPLPSSPLKESAINTLAAILTHSTDIEERSAAAGIIGQLPMDDNVIDEILSKSEVLKAIHEVLCSTDEEYKAFRPPANLAASLLENALGALLRFTEPTKPELQRLVSKLEMHPLLVPVLSKGSSLAKQRTAIALAHLSQSTNLSISDSTNVATQANNSMPALHRLKPFLNMTWCCPTSSEHQSPCSVHGTACLSKHTFCLVKADAITPLVQTLSETESGAAEAALMALETLLIDRRTLPHAASTIVDNQGVVAILRLLEKGSFSARSKALDLFVEILRYTQITGTLFHKSERILVQLLQDDALKKKVALVLRQMNVIPEQSSYF from the exons ATGGATTTCAACATCGGAATTGGCGATGTTAGAATGGTAATTTGCCAAGAACTTTGGAACAAATTAGGCTTTCAGGCAACGCAACTTGTGGCCGAAACAAGAGACGTGCTCATCGAAAAACAAAGCTTCCACGAATTCTCCAGCACCATTTCTGAACTGAACATCCTCCTCCGGTCTTTGAGTGTCAACAGCCTCGAAGCCTCCTTGGGTTGGGAACCCACCAAATGTGCACTGGAGACTCTGGAGTCTCAGCTGAGGAAAGCCAGCAATATCATCAGAGATTACAGATCCAAAAGCCGACTCAGCCTCTTACTCCAATCCCACAAGCTGCTCTCAGCAATGCAGGATTTGGCAAAGGAGATTGCTCACACAGTTTCCTCGTTCAAGCTCGCGAATCTCGATATGGCCATTAGCCTAAAGTCCAAGACCGACCAAATCATTAACAATCTCAGATCAATGGAGTTTCGGTCAGTGGTTGCAACGGAAAACATCTCTtcagatattgaaaatttgatgtCCCATAATTGTAGGGACCAAGAAAATGCCGTCCTGCTCTTGGAGAAAATAGCAGCAGCTGTCGGCGTGAGTGCAAATGCATCCCTGGTGCAAAATGAGCTGCAGCTTCTGAAGCAGGAGAAGGAAGAGATGGAAGCCCAAAAGAAGCAAGCAGAGGCACTTCAATTATCTCAACTGATACAGTTGTTGAACAGTACTGAAATTGTAGCCAGTCCACAAGATGAGGACGTCGTCTCTTCTTACCACGAGCAATACCCAATTGAATCAATCATATGCCAATTGTGCAATGAGATGATGACAGACCCAGTTGCCATCATTTGCGGCCACAGCTTCGAGAGAAAGGCAATTCAGGAATACTTTGAGAGAGGAGCAATAACGTGCCCCACCTGCAGACAGGAGCTCCCTTCTCAGGAGCTAACTCCAAATATCTCTCTTCGCGACTCTATTGAAAAATGGAAGCAGAGGGATATGGACTTTAGGTTCCAAACAGCAACCTCTGGAATCACCTCTGGAGACCATTCTAGACAGAACAAGGCCTTGGAGGAGATGCAAGTTTTGATGGAAAGACCCTGTTACGCAGCAGAAGTTGTGGCAAAAGGACTCGTGCCAAAGATGGTGGAATTCCTAAAGGACAACAGGCTGAACACAATAGCAGCACTAAAATGTCTCTGCTGCCTGGCTAAAAACTGTGATAAACACAAG GAAGCAATTGTTGAAGCAGGAGGTATACGCTGCCTTGTGAAGCAAATCTACAGAGGAGAAGCTGAATCATATGCCATCACAGTTTTGTTGGAGCTGTCAGAAACAGAAACCCTTGGCGACAAAATAGGAAATAATAAAGACTGTATTCCTGTTTTGGTGTCTTTGCTCTCCAACAATAACCAGGATGTCTCACAAAAAGCCCATATGGTGTTGCAGAACCTCTCATCCAACATCCACTTTGCTGTCAAGATGGCAGAAGTCGGACACTTCAAACCATTTGTGGCTCGCTTCAACCAAG GACACCAAGAGACGAGAGCATCAATGGCTGCAGCCTTAATAAAGATTCAACTCAAGGAGAACAGCATTAAGGATTTGAAAGATGAGCAATTCATACACAACCTAGTCCACATGCTCCCTGCAAGCTCCCCAGCCTGCAAATCAGCTTCCCTTCATTCCATCAAGAAGCTCATAGCATACCCCGAGATGGTAAAGCAATTTCTGGTAGAACCTGCCACCATACCACATTTGCTTGGTCTTATCTCCTTGGGCAGGTCTGATTCCCACTGGAAACAAGAAGCCGCGGAGATCCTCGTCTTACTTATTGGACCCAGTCAAATCTCCGAGCTTGATATGTATCCAGGTTTACAGGAGCTGCAATCGCAGCACAATGTCTATATCTTTTTGAAGCTTGTGGCCAGTTCTGATCCACAAACCAAAGTGAAGTTGTTGCACCTGCTTGTCGTGCTCAGCCATAAATCTGAGACGGTTCAAAACCTTGTTCGAACTGATAAGGATGCTGTTGCCCATCTCTTCTCAACCCTTGATGGTGATCAGCCTTTGGTAAGACAATGGGGGATGAGACTCATAAACTGCATCTCCGAAGGTCGTTCTGCGGGGGTCCCACTTCCATCATCCCCTTTAAAAGAAAGCGCCATAAACACCCTTGCAGCCATCCTCACCCATTCAACAGATATAGAAGAAAGGTCTGCAGCTGCTGGAATCATTGGACAGCTTCCCATGGATGACAACGTCATCGATGAGATACTCAGTAAATCAGAAGTATTAAAAGCCATTCATGAGGTACTCTGCAGTACAGATGAGGAATACAAGGCTTTTAGACCACCCGCTAACCTGGCCGCGTCTCTGCTAGAGAATGCTCTAGGAGCACTCTTACGCTTCACAGAACCCACCAAGCCTGAACTTCAGCGGCTAGTCAGCAAGCTTGAAATGCACCCATTATTAGTTCCCGTCCTCTCCAAGGGCAGCTCACTAGCCAAGCAGCGGACAGCTATTGCCCTAGCCCATTTATCCCAATCAACTAACCTGTCAATTTCTGATTCAACCAACGTGGCAACCCAAGCTAACAACTCCATGCCAGCGCTCCATAGACTGAAGCCCTTCCTCAACATGACCTGGTGTTGTCCAACATCATCAGAGCACCAGAGTCCGTGCTCTGTCCATGGCACTGCTTGTTTGTCAAAGCATACATTTTGCCTTGTAAAGGCAGATGCAATAACGCCGCTAGTTCAAACATTGAGTGAAACAGAGTCTGGTGCGGCAGAGGCAGCCTTGATGGCCCTTGAAACTTTGCTAATAGACCGCAGAACACTTCCCCATGCAGCTTCCACCATTGTGGACAATCAAGGAGTTGTGGCCATTCTACGATTACTGGAGAAGGGGTCCTTCTCTGCCAGAAGCAAAGCCCTAGATCTCTTCGTGGAGATCCTAAGGTATACACAGATCACCGGTACATTGTTCCACAAGTCTGAGAGAATCCTCGTCCAGCTTCTCCAAGATGACGCACTCAAGAAGAAGGTGGCTTTGGTGCTTAGGCAGATGAACGTCATCCCAGAACAATCTTCTTACTTCTGA
- the LOC131144367 gene encoding U-box domain-containing protein 44-like isoform X1 yields MDFNIGIGDVRMVICQELWNKLGFQATQLVAETRDVLIEKQSFHEFSSTISELNILLRSLSVNSLEASLGWEPTKCALETLESQLRKASNIIRDYRSKSRLSLLLQSHKLLSAMQDLAKEIAHTVSSFKLANLDMAISLKSKTDQIINNLRSMEFRSVVATENISSDIENLMSHNCRDQENAVLLLEKIAAAVGVSANASLVQNELQLLKQEKEEMEAQKKQAEALQLSQLIQLLNSTEIVASPQDEDVVSSYHEQYPIESIICQLCNEMMTDPVAIICGHSFERKAIQEYFERGAITCPTCRQELPSQELTPNISLRDSIEKWKQRDMDFRFQTATSGITSGDHSRQNKALEEMQVLMERPCYAAEVVAKGLVPKMVEFLKDNRLNTIAALKCLCCLAKNCDKHKQEAIVEAGGIRCLVKQIYRGEAESYAITVLLELSETETLGDKIGNNKDCIPVLVSLLSNNNQDVSQKAHMVLQNLSSNIHFAVKMAEVGHFKPFVARFNQGHQETRASMAAALIKIQLKENSIKDLKDEQFIHNLVHMLPASSPACKSASLHSIKKLIAYPEMVKQFLVEPATIPHLLGLISLGRSDSHWKQEAAEILVLLIGPSQISELDMYPGLQELQSQHNVYIFLKLVASSDPQTKVKLLHLLVVLSHKSETVQNLVRTDKDAVAHLFSTLDGDQPLVRQWGMRLINCISEGRSAGVPLPSSPLKESAINTLAAILTHSTDIEERSAAAGIIGQLPMDDNVIDEILSKSEVLKAIHEVLCSTDEEYKAFRPPANLAASLLENALGALLRFTEPTKPELQRLVSKLEMHPLLVPVLSKGSSLAKQRTAIALAHLSQSTNLSISDSTNVATQANNSMPALHRLKPFLNMTWCCPTSSEHQSPCSVHGTACLSKHTFCLVKADAITPLVQTLSETESGAAEAALMALETLLIDRRTLPHAASTIVDNQGVVAILRLLEKGSFSARSKALDLFVEILRYTQITGTLFHKSERILVQLLQDDALKKKVALVLRQMNVIPEQSSYF; encoded by the exons ATGGATTTCAACATCGGAATTGGCGATGTTAGAATGGTAATTTGCCAAGAACTTTGGAACAAATTAGGCTTTCAGGCAACGCAACTTGTGGCCGAAACAAGAGACGTGCTCATCGAAAAACAAAGCTTCCACGAATTCTCCAGCACCATTTCTGAACTGAACATCCTCCTCCGGTCTTTGAGTGTCAACAGCCTCGAAGCCTCCTTGGGTTGGGAACCCACCAAATGTGCACTGGAGACTCTGGAGTCTCAGCTGAGGAAAGCCAGCAATATCATCAGAGATTACAGATCCAAAAGCCGACTCAGCCTCTTACTCCAATCCCACAAGCTGCTCTCAGCAATGCAGGATTTGGCAAAGGAGATTGCTCACACAGTTTCCTCGTTCAAGCTCGCGAATCTCGATATGGCCATTAGCCTAAAGTCCAAGACCGACCAAATCATTAACAATCTCAGATCAATGGAGTTTCGGTCAGTGGTTGCAACGGAAAACATCTCTtcagatattgaaaatttgatgtCCCATAATTGTAGGGACCAAGAAAATGCCGTCCTGCTCTTGGAGAAAATAGCAGCAGCTGTCGGCGTGAGTGCAAATGCATCCCTGGTGCAAAATGAGCTGCAGCTTCTGAAGCAGGAGAAGGAAGAGATGGAAGCCCAAAAGAAGCAAGCAGAGGCACTTCAATTATCTCAACTGATACAGTTGTTGAACAGTACTGAAATTGTAGCCAGTCCACAAGATGAGGACGTCGTCTCTTCTTACCACGAGCAATACCCAATTGAATCAATCATATGCCAATTGTGCAATGAGATGATGACAGACCCAGTTGCCATCATTTGCGGCCACAGCTTCGAGAGAAAGGCAATTCAGGAATACTTTGAGAGAGGAGCAATAACGTGCCCCACCTGCAGACAGGAGCTCCCTTCTCAGGAGCTAACTCCAAATATCTCTCTTCGCGACTCTATTGAAAAATGGAAGCAGAGGGATATGGACTTTAGGTTCCAAACAGCAACCTCTGGAATCACCTCTGGAGACCATTCTAGACAGAACAAGGCCTTGGAGGAGATGCAAGTTTTGATGGAAAGACCCTGTTACGCAGCAGAAGTTGTGGCAAAAGGACTCGTGCCAAAGATGGTGGAATTCCTAAAGGACAACAGGCTGAACACAATAGCAGCACTAAAATGTCTCTGCTGCCTGGCTAAAAACTGTGATAAACACAAG CAGGAAGCAATTGTTGAAGCAGGAGGTATACGCTGCCTTGTGAAGCAAATCTACAGAGGAGAAGCTGAATCATATGCCATCACAGTTTTGTTGGAGCTGTCAGAAACAGAAACCCTTGGCGACAAAATAGGAAATAATAAAGACTGTATTCCTGTTTTGGTGTCTTTGCTCTCCAACAATAACCAGGATGTCTCACAAAAAGCCCATATGGTGTTGCAGAACCTCTCATCCAACATCCACTTTGCTGTCAAGATGGCAGAAGTCGGACACTTCAAACCATTTGTGGCTCGCTTCAACCAAG GACACCAAGAGACGAGAGCATCAATGGCTGCAGCCTTAATAAAGATTCAACTCAAGGAGAACAGCATTAAGGATTTGAAAGATGAGCAATTCATACACAACCTAGTCCACATGCTCCCTGCAAGCTCCCCAGCCTGCAAATCAGCTTCCCTTCATTCCATCAAGAAGCTCATAGCATACCCCGAGATGGTAAAGCAATTTCTGGTAGAACCTGCCACCATACCACATTTGCTTGGTCTTATCTCCTTGGGCAGGTCTGATTCCCACTGGAAACAAGAAGCCGCGGAGATCCTCGTCTTACTTATTGGACCCAGTCAAATCTCCGAGCTTGATATGTATCCAGGTTTACAGGAGCTGCAATCGCAGCACAATGTCTATATCTTTTTGAAGCTTGTGGCCAGTTCTGATCCACAAACCAAAGTGAAGTTGTTGCACCTGCTTGTCGTGCTCAGCCATAAATCTGAGACGGTTCAAAACCTTGTTCGAACTGATAAGGATGCTGTTGCCCATCTCTTCTCAACCCTTGATGGTGATCAGCCTTTGGTAAGACAATGGGGGATGAGACTCATAAACTGCATCTCCGAAGGTCGTTCTGCGGGGGTCCCACTTCCATCATCCCCTTTAAAAGAAAGCGCCATAAACACCCTTGCAGCCATCCTCACCCATTCAACAGATATAGAAGAAAGGTCTGCAGCTGCTGGAATCATTGGACAGCTTCCCATGGATGACAACGTCATCGATGAGATACTCAGTAAATCAGAAGTATTAAAAGCCATTCATGAGGTACTCTGCAGTACAGATGAGGAATACAAGGCTTTTAGACCACCCGCTAACCTGGCCGCGTCTCTGCTAGAGAATGCTCTAGGAGCACTCTTACGCTTCACAGAACCCACCAAGCCTGAACTTCAGCGGCTAGTCAGCAAGCTTGAAATGCACCCATTATTAGTTCCCGTCCTCTCCAAGGGCAGCTCACTAGCCAAGCAGCGGACAGCTATTGCCCTAGCCCATTTATCCCAATCAACTAACCTGTCAATTTCTGATTCAACCAACGTGGCAACCCAAGCTAACAACTCCATGCCAGCGCTCCATAGACTGAAGCCCTTCCTCAACATGACCTGGTGTTGTCCAACATCATCAGAGCACCAGAGTCCGTGCTCTGTCCATGGCACTGCTTGTTTGTCAAAGCATACATTTTGCCTTGTAAAGGCAGATGCAATAACGCCGCTAGTTCAAACATTGAGTGAAACAGAGTCTGGTGCGGCAGAGGCAGCCTTGATGGCCCTTGAAACTTTGCTAATAGACCGCAGAACACTTCCCCATGCAGCTTCCACCATTGTGGACAATCAAGGAGTTGTGGCCATTCTACGATTACTGGAGAAGGGGTCCTTCTCTGCCAGAAGCAAAGCCCTAGATCTCTTCGTGGAGATCCTAAGGTATACACAGATCACCGGTACATTGTTCCACAAGTCTGAGAGAATCCTCGTCCAGCTTCTCCAAGATGACGCACTCAAGAAGAAGGTGGCTTTGGTGCTTAGGCAGATGAACGTCATCCCAGAACAATCTTCTTACTTCTGA